DNA from Micromonospora nigra:
CCGGAGCGGCTGCTGGCCCGCAACGTGGTCGACTCGCGGCGCACCGTCGGCACGTGGTTCTTCGGCGGGGCGCTCATCGTGCTGATCGGGTCCAACGCGGCGATGCCGCCGGCGATCCGGCTGGCCTCGAATCTGCTGTGGGGTGCGCTGGCCGTCGGCCTGGTGATCGACTCGGTGCTGATCTCGCGGAAGATCAAGAAGCTGGTCCGGGACCGGTTCCCCCACACCGACCAGCGGATGGGCTCCCTCTACTTCTACGCGATCATGCGGGCGATCACCTTCCGCAAGCTGCGTACCCCCGAACCGAGGGTGAAGATCGGCGACCCGATCTGAGTCCGGCCGGCTCCTGCGGCCCCTTCCCCGGTCCCGGGGCGAGGGGCCGCTGTCATGCCGGGGTGCGGTAGAGCCGCGTGACGACGTCCTCGATCGCCGGTTCGACGATCGAGACGTCCCGTAGCGTGCCCAGCCCGGCCAGCGCGGCGACCACCTCGGCCACGCCGGCCGACTCCAGGACGAACACCAGCCGGTGCCCGTCGGCCTCCACCCGCAGCAGCGGCGCGCCGGGCAGCGTCGGCGGCGTGGGCAACGCCGTGTCCAGGTCCGCCACGACGAGCCGCCGGGAGCCGTACC
Protein-coding regions in this window:
- a CDS encoding DUF3043 domain-containing protein, whose protein sequence is MPSLFRRKSADLVDEAVTPVTPDEESESARPRGYTPAKGRETPKRPAAGRRPAGATKPLTKEEARERRRQQRAESAAEFRREGGPRDRGPERLLARNVVDSRRTVGTWFFGGALIVLIGSNAAMPPAIRLASNLLWGALAVGLVIDSVLISRKIKKLVRDRFPHTDQRMGSLYFYAIMRAITFRKLRTPEPRVKIGDPI